In the Paenibacillus pabuli genome, one interval contains:
- a CDS encoding sensor histidine kinase, which produces MRKILSFMDWGIFALRLYHYILLSSRLFTESDLSNRTWLNVIWLMAALIVPMIFWFPQRRMSKVWFCIAELLLGGTYYVNSVIHPELTSKADYLLPSLTMGYLLTKQTLWVIPAILFIPFIFQSYLKLPWEQAFSSGTDNVLFCFIGIWASFVAKAYYQKNELVVEVEQQNKLLTHYAAEIEKMTLLEERNRMSKELHDTLGHSFVSLIMSLDASIALMDRKPAEVKERLIRLRALAEQNLDEMRNIVHEIGEEEESNLVRQVKAYVASFREHTGIILTLNVLGTEQHTHFEVRQAILRVIQESITNALKHGKASQLNVELQFSEFVLQLVVRNNGKPIEKLEYGFGLTTMKHRVERLGGSLFVSSEVGAETITEVRCEIPLKGVGLHGEN; this is translated from the coding sequence ATGAGAAAGATATTGTCTTTTATGGATTGGGGTATTTTTGCTCTTCGTTTGTACCATTACATTTTGCTGTCATCACGACTGTTTACAGAAAGTGACCTGTCGAACCGAACATGGTTAAACGTCATTTGGCTAATGGCAGCGCTGATCGTTCCTATGATATTCTGGTTTCCTCAACGGCGGATGAGCAAGGTCTGGTTTTGTATCGCGGAGCTATTGTTGGGAGGTACTTATTATGTGAACTCTGTCATCCATCCGGAACTGACTTCCAAAGCAGACTACCTGCTGCCGAGTCTAACAATGGGGTACTTATTGACCAAGCAGACACTATGGGTCATTCCCGCAATTCTATTCATTCCTTTTATCTTTCAGTCTTATTTAAAGTTACCTTGGGAACAAGCCTTTAGCAGCGGGACAGATAATGTGTTATTCTGCTTTATCGGCATATGGGCTAGCTTCGTGGCCAAAGCGTATTACCAGAAAAATGAACTTGTGGTTGAAGTAGAGCAGCAAAATAAGCTGTTAACCCACTACGCTGCTGAAATTGAGAAAATGACTCTGCTTGAAGAGCGCAATCGTATGTCCAAGGAACTTCATGATACCCTGGGGCATTCCTTTGTCTCACTCATTATGAGTCTGGATGCTTCCATTGCTCTTATGGATCGTAAGCCTGCCGAGGTCAAGGAACGGTTAATTCGTTTAAGAGCATTGGCTGAACAAAATCTGGACGAAATGAGAAATATTGTTCATGAGATTGGGGAAGAAGAGGAGTCGAATCTTGTACGGCAGGTTAAGGCCTATGTGGCCAGTTTTCGGGAACATACCGGAATTATTCTGACGTTAAATGTATTAGGAACAGAGCAGCACACGCATTTTGAAGTACGCCAGGCGATTCTGCGGGTCATCCAGGAGTCTATTACGAACGCACTAAAACATGGAAAAGCGTCACAACTGAATGTGGAGCTTCAATTTTCCGAATTCGTTCTGCAATTGGTTGTTCGGAATAATGGGAAACCGATTGAAAAATTGGAATATGGCTTCGGGTTGACTACGATGAAACATCGAGTAGAGCGGCTGGGGGGGAGCCTGTTTGTATCATCAGAGGTGGGAGCTGAAACGATCACCGAAGTCAGGTGTGAAATCCCCTTGAAAGGAGTGGGGCTGCATGGGGAAAATTAA
- a CDS encoding response regulator transcription factor, with translation MGKIKVLLADDQELILESLHIVLSMEDDIEIVGLAKNGEEAVQGCHQFRPDMVLMDINMPVMNGVNATALIKERMPIIKVIMLTSYQEVEYVMAALSNGAEGYLLKAIHPKDLAAGIRVVHAGGTLISQEMASKMIKSMNTGSAIKNNEYGLSSRETEILQKLASGLRNQDIAESLFLSEGTVKNYISTIYSKLNVKGRQEAARKARDSGIMNY, from the coding sequence ATGGGGAAAATTAAAGTATTACTTGCGGATGACCAGGAATTAATTCTGGAGAGCCTACATATCGTACTGTCCATGGAAGATGATATAGAAATCGTTGGATTAGCGAAAAATGGGGAAGAAGCAGTCCAAGGCTGTCATCAGTTTCGGCCCGATATGGTACTGATGGATATCAATATGCCAGTCATGAATGGTGTTAACGCAACAGCTCTGATCAAAGAGCGAATGCCTATAATCAAAGTTATTATGCTGACCTCCTATCAGGAAGTGGAGTATGTCATGGCGGCATTAAGCAATGGAGCAGAAGGTTATCTTCTTAAGGCCATCCATCCCAAGGATCTAGCTGCAGGCATACGGGTGGTTCATGCGGGCGGGACGTTAATCTCGCAAGAGATGGCGAGTAAAATGATCAAAAGTATGAATACGGGATCCGCTATTAAAAATAATGAATATGGGCTTAGTAGCCGTGAAACTGAAATATTGCAAAAGCTTGCTTCTGGGTTGCGTAATCAAGATATTGCAGAGTCTTTGTTTCTTAGTGAAGGAACGGTTAAGAATTACATTTCAACGATTTACTCAAAACTTAATGTTAAGGGAAGACAAGAGGCAGCCCGTAAAGCCAGAGACTCGGGAATCATGAATTACTAA
- a CDS encoding CPBP family intramembrane glutamic endopeptidase: protein MKKRSAHKEHSQMDEKLSKWKLFWRFPIIWMIAGAISIILVDASIRPLAEQVPGLLSLLLTLTLGFLAIIVYILTMKYLARRSIPELSKKGAGFEAVMGALTGVIFIALSTIIIVSLGGYSFQWANDADTVPVLIASIEAALGAAIVEELIFRGLMFQAVNRLLGSWTALAVTSLFFGIAHLGNTGATLWSAFAITLEAGVLLGAAFMWRRNLWFAMGLHFSWNALEGLLGIPVSGHTTAGLLIVKVQGPYLLTGGDFGLEGSVVPVIISLLIAILMLYAANRNRNQPTNLR from the coding sequence ATGAAGAAAAGATCTGCACACAAAGAGCATTCGCAAATGGATGAGAAATTAAGCAAATGGAAATTATTTTGGCGCTTTCCAATCATCTGGATGATTGCGGGGGCTATCAGCATTATTCTTGTGGATGCATCCATCCGGCCGCTAGCAGAGCAAGTACCGGGCTTGCTTTCTCTTCTGTTGACACTAACGTTGGGCTTTCTAGCCATCATAGTCTATATACTCACCATGAAATATTTGGCCCGTCGATCCATTCCTGAGTTATCAAAAAAGGGCGCTGGGTTTGAAGCTGTTATGGGAGCATTAACCGGGGTTATCTTTATTGCCTTATCGACTATTATTATTGTTTCATTGGGAGGTTACTCCTTTCAATGGGCGAATGATGCGGATACGGTTCCTGTTCTAATCGCTTCTATTGAAGCAGCTTTAGGCGCAGCCATTGTCGAGGAGCTTATCTTTCGTGGACTAATGTTTCAAGCCGTAAATAGATTGCTGGGAAGCTGGACAGCACTCGCTGTGACTTCTCTATTCTTTGGAATCGCCCATCTTGGGAATACAGGAGCAACATTATGGAGTGCGTTCGCCATAACCTTAGAAGCAGGTGTTCTGCTTGGAGCCGCGTTTATGTGGCGACGGAACCTGTGGTTTGCCATGGGACTTCACTTTTCCTGGAATGCCCTTGAAGGTCTGCTTGGTATTCCTGTTTCTGGACACACTACAGCCGGTCTGTTAATTGTGAAAGTGCAAGGTCCTTATCTTCTCACTGGAGGTGATTTTGGACTTGAGGGATCTGTAGTTCCGGTTATCATCAGCCTGCTGATTGCCATTCTCATGCTGTATGCCGCTAATCGTAATCGCAATCAGCCAACGAATTTGAGATAA
- a CDS encoding AraC family ligand binding domain-containing protein has protein sequence MFRCEDRDMKVGGGSLVYLWPGLPLYMKSSEAHPLRMTMLLFDCASLVKNENEWSAPEPIERLRLPFLLPLQSELTGEMGELFREAEKEWVPGDLVREAQV, from the coding sequence ATTTTCCGTTGTGAGGATAGGGATATGAAGGTTGGAGGTGGGTCGTTAGTATACCTTTGGCCAGGGTTGCCACTCTATATGAAGTCTTCCGAGGCGCACCCACTTCGAATGACGATGCTGTTGTTTGATTGCGCTTCTCTAGTAAAAAATGAGAATGAATGGAGTGCCCCAGAACCGATCGAACGGCTCCGGCTTCCATTTCTCTTACCTTTACAGAGTGAACTGACGGGGGAAATGGGGGAGCTATTCAGGGAAGCCGAAAAGGAATGGGTGCCTGGTGATCTCGTACGCGAGGCACAAGTGTAA
- a CDS encoding helix-turn-helix transcriptional regulator → MQKVHEAAEAGGRHNDEDEIVGALRKFKEKLDTGFATELLITELAEQTGFSPVYLRRNFAARYGCSPKEYLDQLRNEHAVRRLRFTSDSVTDVARSCGYSDIYQFSKTFKKRNGISPTKYRRMQGD, encoded by the coding sequence ATGCAAAAAGTACATGAGGCAGCGGAAGCAGGAGGGAGGCACAATGATGAGGACGAAATAGTAGGGGCTCTTCGTAAATTCAAGGAGAAGCTAGATACGGGATTTGCTACCGAGTTGCTGATTACCGAACTGGCGGAGCAGACGGGTTTCTCTCCTGTTTATTTACGCAGAAACTTTGCAGCCCGTTACGGGTGTAGTCCCAAAGAGTATCTGGATCAGCTTCGCAATGAACATGCCGTTCGCCGGCTTCGGTTCACAAGCGATTCCGTCACAGATGTCGCGAGATCTTGTGGCTATTCTGACATATATCAGTTCAGCAAAACGTTCAAAAAGCGCAATGGTATCTCTCCGACTAAGTACCGAAGAATGCAAGGGGATTGA
- a CDS encoding TetR/AcrR family transcriptional regulator: MAKITQQLIIETAEALIERTEKPEVTLSQIADELNITHAALYKHFKNKQELWAAVAKDWFNRMISEQIRINRVNLASPQEVLHDWLWAFVNAKKRAYNENPQMFALNTQYVDSNPSVLRDVLWDSYQIIDEFMNYHDPHFERAEAILSAFAVFSLPSFKESWNSPDYQERFERIWSLIKQGV, encoded by the coding sequence ATGGCTAAAATTACGCAGCAGCTTATCATTGAAACCGCCGAGGCATTAATTGAGCGCACGGAGAAGCCCGAAGTAACGCTCTCACAGATAGCGGATGAACTGAATATCACCCATGCAGCACTCTATAAGCATTTTAAAAATAAACAAGAACTCTGGGCAGCTGTAGCAAAAGACTGGTTTAATCGGATGATTTCAGAACAAATCCGTATAAACAGGGTTAATTTGGCCTCGCCGCAGGAAGTGCTCCACGATTGGCTTTGGGCATTTGTGAATGCCAAAAAACGCGCTTATAATGAGAATCCTCAAATGTTCGCTTTGAATACACAATATGTGGACAGTAATCCATCGGTATTACGTGATGTGCTCTGGGATTCATATCAGATCATTGACGAGTTTATGAATTATCACGATCCTCACTTTGAAAGGGCAGAGGCAATTCTATCTGCTTTTGCAGTGTTTAGTCTCCCCTCTTTTAAAGAATCCTGGAATTCACCAGACTACCAAGAGCGGTTTGAACGCATCTGGAGTTTAATCAAACAGGGTGTTTGA
- a CDS encoding NADP-dependent oxidoreductase, giving the protein MKAAQIPKYSKQFKVEVRDIPVPEITDHEVLVKVKAAAVNHLELLIATGSVKLIQDYEFPLTLGNELTGIVEKIGKNVTGFQVGDAIYSRLPLQKIGAFAEYAAIHADAIAPLPDNLDFVTGAAAPLTGLTAYQSLHEELAAKAGESIFIPGGSGSFGQMAIPIAKSMGLKVIVSGSPTARERTMAAGANHYIDYTTENYWERLRDLDYVIDTLGPSEFDHELSIIKPGGHLLSLRTGPNKRFAKTMGLPGWKQKLFSIAGAKYDHKAKKKKIEYHFIFVGSDGEQLRKITKIIEENRIVPAVDPTEFRIEDIHEALNLVATGHPKGKVIIRF; this is encoded by the coding sequence ATGAAAGCAGCACAGATTCCCAAATATTCAAAGCAGTTTAAAGTTGAAGTGCGCGATATCCCAGTCCCGGAAATAACGGATCACGAAGTTCTGGTTAAGGTGAAAGCTGCGGCGGTCAACCACTTGGAACTGCTTATTGCTACTGGAAGCGTGAAGTTAATTCAGGACTATGAGTTCCCACTGACACTCGGTAATGAGCTCACAGGTATTGTCGAGAAGATTGGCAAGAACGTCACTGGTTTCCAAGTTGGTGATGCCATTTATTCGCGCCTTCCGCTGCAAAAAATCGGAGCGTTTGCCGAATACGCGGCGATTCATGCGGATGCCATCGCTCCCTTACCGGATAATCTGGATTTTGTAACCGGTGCGGCTGCCCCTTTAACAGGATTGACAGCCTATCAAAGTTTACATGAAGAGCTAGCTGCAAAAGCTGGCGAAAGCATATTCATTCCCGGCGGCTCTGGTTCATTTGGCCAAATGGCTATTCCTATAGCTAAAAGCATGGGGCTTAAGGTCATCGTTAGTGGAAGTCCAACAGCACGCGAACGTACAATGGCCGCTGGAGCGAATCATTACATTGACTACACAACGGAGAACTATTGGGAACGACTTCGCGATCTTGACTATGTGATCGATACCTTGGGACCCAGTGAATTTGATCATGAACTCTCCATTATTAAGCCAGGCGGTCATCTCCTTTCTCTAAGAACAGGCCCTAATAAACGTTTCGCCAAAACAATGGGATTGCCTGGCTGGAAACAAAAGTTATTCAGTATTGCCGGAGCTAAGTATGACCACAAAGCTAAGAAAAAGAAGATCGAATATCATTTCATCTTTGTAGGCAGCGATGGAGAGCAGTTACGGAAGATTACAAAGATTATTGAAGAGAACCGGATCGTACCGGCGGTAGACCCTACAGAGTTCCGCATTGAAGATATCCATGAAGCCCTAAATCTTGTTGCTACAGGTCATCCAAAAGGGAAAGTGATTATCCGATTTTGA
- a CDS encoding SDR family oxidoreductase — protein MKLKGRTILVTGGTSGIGFAFAKRLLDMENTVIITGRSQQRIDQIVKNNPGLIGIVADVSDPNSVEKLAKELIIHYPKLDIIMNNAGIIHEFDLFDEIVTYEHLTAEISTNLNGTIYITKAFLPLLAKQQEAMIVNVSSILANITIANAPTYSATKAGIHMFSDALREQIRAKGKNIHVVELCPPVISETNLTDTFNEGFLNKIISLPLEKLVHVGIKGMEKNKLRINAGFTKVMRFSMKFAPDFITHTWGRMLLKSMQ, from the coding sequence ATGAAACTGAAAGGCAGAACCATTTTGGTGACCGGCGGTACGTCTGGCATCGGCTTTGCTTTTGCAAAACGTTTGCTCGATATGGAGAATACTGTAATCATAACAGGGCGCTCACAACAACGAATCGACCAGATCGTAAAAAACAATCCCGGCCTTATCGGTATAGTAGCTGATGTTAGTGATCCCAATAGTGTAGAGAAACTTGCGAAGGAACTAATCATTCACTATCCCAAACTGGATATTATTATGAATAATGCAGGTATTATACACGAATTCGACTTGTTTGATGAGATAGTCACTTACGAGCATCTTACTGCAGAAATTTCCACAAATTTGAATGGGACAATCTACATTACCAAGGCATTCTTACCACTGTTAGCTAAACAACAGGAGGCAATGATTGTTAACGTTAGTTCTATACTTGCTAATATTACTATTGCCAACGCACCAACGTATTCTGCTACAAAAGCTGGCATTCACATGTTTAGTGATGCATTACGTGAGCAAATTCGGGCTAAAGGTAAAAACATACATGTAGTGGAACTTTGTCCGCCGGTTATTTCTGAAACCAATCTCACAGACACTTTTAACGAAGGCTTCTTGAATAAGATAATTTCTTTGCCGTTAGAGAAGCTTGTACATGTTGGTATTAAAGGGATGGAGAAAAATAAACTGCGAATAAATGCGGGGTTTACGAAAGTAATGCGCTTTTCCATGAAGTTCGCACCGGATTTCATCACACATACGTGGGGGCGAATGCTCCTAAAATCAATGCAATAA
- a CDS encoding SDR family oxidoreductase, producing the protein MNISEQVAFVTGANRGLGRQLTLELLSRGAKVYAGARNPDTIDIPGVTPVKLDVTNPLEVAAAASLAKDVTLLINNAGSSTGASLLEGDLAKIQMEMDTHFFGTLSMVRAFAPVIENNGGGSVLNILSVLSWFSGGTAGAYTAAKAAEWALTNDLRLNLYPRQIRVAGLHVGFMETDMTAGVDAPKSNPSDVAKMAIDGIESGSFEILADENSRMIQAGLSGGVSTLYPHLF; encoded by the coding sequence ATGAACATTTCTGAACAAGTCGCATTTGTTACTGGAGCAAACAGGGGTCTTGGCCGCCAGCTTACGCTTGAGCTTCTCTCTAGAGGGGCTAAGGTTTACGCAGGGGCAAGAAATCCCGACACCATCGATATTCCAGGCGTTACACCTGTAAAGCTTGATGTAACCAATCCACTAGAGGTAGCAGCAGCTGCCAGCCTTGCTAAAGACGTTACCCTTTTAATCAACAATGCAGGATCATCTACAGGCGCTTCACTGCTGGAAGGGGATTTGGCAAAAATCCAAATGGAAATGGATACGCATTTCTTCGGTACGTTATCCATGGTTCGCGCTTTTGCACCAGTCATCGAAAACAACGGGGGAGGCTCGGTGCTGAATATTCTTTCCGTATTATCTTGGTTCAGTGGCGGAACTGCGGGGGCTTATACTGCTGCAAAGGCTGCAGAATGGGCGTTAACGAACGATCTGCGTTTGAATTTGTATCCTCGGCAGATTAGAGTTGCAGGCTTACATGTAGGATTTATGGAGACAGACATGACAGCCGGTGTTGATGCTCCCAAATCGAACCCTTCAGATGTTGCAAAAATGGCTATTGATGGCATCGAAAGCGGCAGCTTTGAGATTCTTGCCGATGAGAACAGTCGAATGATTCAAGCTGGACTCTCCGGTGGCGTTTCTACTCTATACCCGCATCTATTTTAA
- a CDS encoding alkene reductase, with amino-acid sequence MNKLWSETKIGNLELPHRLAMAPMTRSRAEVDGTPGELSSLYYAQRASMGLLITEGTQPSDDGQGYLWSPGIYTEHHIEGWKKVTDAVHAAGGFMFIQLMHAGRMSHPDNTPHHRQPVAPSAIAPGVQMFTATGMQDIPVPRELNHQDIQTTIADFRKAAAAAIEAGADGVEIHGANGYLINQFIGENSNTRTDEYGGSIENRARFAIEVTKAVVEEIGAERTGFRISPGTPLGGIQDGEQGPELYVYLVQELAKLDLAYLHVMHLGNEKLLQDIRSIWTNPLLVNRAGRALEDLSIDLDNGIADIVPVGAWSLANPDLVERLKTGAPLNEADPKTFFAAGSKGYTDYPTLKELEAQRS; translated from the coding sequence ATGAATAAATTGTGGAGTGAAACCAAAATCGGTAACCTGGAATTGCCGCATCGTTTAGCTATGGCACCGATGACTCGCAGCAGAGCAGAAGTAGACGGTACCCCGGGAGAATTAAGCTCACTGTATTATGCGCAAAGAGCATCGATGGGGCTTCTAATTACCGAAGGCACGCAACCATCTGATGATGGTCAAGGATACCTTTGGTCGCCGGGGATCTATACCGAACACCATATTGAAGGGTGGAAAAAAGTCACGGATGCCGTTCATGCAGCAGGCGGATTTATGTTCATCCAGTTAATGCATGCTGGACGTATGTCGCATCCCGACAATACACCTCATCATCGTCAGCCCGTCGCGCCGTCAGCGATTGCGCCTGGTGTTCAGATGTTTACCGCTACAGGCATGCAGGACATTCCTGTTCCTCGCGAGTTAAACCATCAAGATATTCAGACGACCATTGCCGATTTCCGCAAGGCAGCAGCAGCCGCAATTGAAGCTGGTGCAGACGGCGTTGAAATTCACGGAGCTAACGGATATCTCATTAATCAATTCATTGGTGAAAATTCGAATACACGGACGGATGAATATGGAGGATCAATCGAAAACCGGGCCCGCTTCGCGATTGAAGTGACGAAAGCCGTTGTAGAAGAAATTGGCGCAGAAAGAACAGGCTTCCGTATTTCGCCGGGAACACCTCTTGGAGGAATTCAAGATGGGGAACAAGGTCCTGAACTGTATGTCTACCTGGTTCAAGAATTAGCGAAGCTGGATTTGGCTTACCTTCATGTGATGCATCTTGGAAATGAAAAGCTGCTCCAGGACATCCGCTCCATATGGACCAATCCACTATTAGTCAACCGGGCAGGACGTGCTCTGGAAGATCTGAGTATCGATCTTGATAACGGCATAGCTGATATCGTACCAGTTGGTGCATGGTCATTAGCTAACCCGGATTTAGTAGAGCGCCTTAAAACAGGAGCTCCATTAAATGAGGCAGATCCTAAAACCTTCTTCGCAGCGGGAAGTAAAGGCTACACGGATTATCCTACCTTGAAAGAATTAGAAGCACAACGGAGTTAA
- a CDS encoding response regulator transcription factor has product MKKILVIDDEVAIRDLIELVLRRENYDVQTAENGKIALQLVDAFGPDLVVLDLMLPDCSGYDLCKEITGKRAVPVIMLSAKNEVIDKVLGLELGAEDYMTKPFDNRELLARIKVILRRIESKEESSEGTEVKSTRIIHEELTFDLESRRVLKNGVPVSLTAKEFKILETLLKRPDKIFTRDELLQIGWGYDFMGDSRSVDMTIMRLRKKLEDNADEPKYVRTIYGFGYQLGGGEA; this is encoded by the coding sequence TTGAAGAAAATACTTGTCATTGACGATGAAGTCGCAATCCGAGATTTAATCGAGCTCGTACTGAGAAGAGAAAACTACGACGTTCAAACGGCTGAAAACGGTAAAATAGCCCTGCAGCTGGTGGATGCTTTTGGGCCGGACCTGGTGGTGCTTGACTTGATGCTGCCTGACTGCTCGGGATATGACCTGTGCAAGGAAATCACCGGGAAACGTGCCGTTCCTGTGATTATGCTCTCTGCCAAAAATGAGGTAATCGACAAGGTGCTCGGACTAGAGCTAGGAGCGGAAGATTACATGACCAAACCCTTTGACAATCGTGAATTGCTCGCTCGGATCAAGGTGATTCTGAGAAGAATCGAGAGCAAGGAGGAATCAAGTGAAGGAACAGAAGTGAAATCTACACGCATCATTCATGAAGAGCTGACATTTGATCTGGAAAGCCGAAGGGTGCTGAAAAACGGTGTACCCGTGTCTTTAACGGCCAAGGAGTTTAAAATTCTGGAAACGTTACTCAAAAGGCCAGACAAAATCTTTACCCGGGATGAGCTGCTGCAGATCGGATGGGGATATGACTTTATGGGAGACAGTCGCAGTGTGGATATGACCATCATGCGATTACGGAAGAAGCTGGAGGATAACGCGGACGAACCGAAGTATGTCAGGACGATCTATGGATTTGGCTATCAACTTGGAGGTGGCGAGGCCTGA
- a CDS encoding sensor histidine kinase — translation MNKAIDYYSFITIEKQMMEKADLSELSFREVLAQHRSSTGEPQTKEIVRLALEKLKASGKEVRIYDSSKQLLGLAVDGIIINDGKPLIFEKNIEKALSGSYAYTVTEDHLLYFATPIQDQYYQNAYVYEFVEDISYFYAIMDQIRNILFAGAGGFIVLITLSSLWIARSTTKPIKLLLGAAQSFSRQEFRRVHLNRKDELGMLADGLDSMGRQLHDYIQYQKQFVSNVSHELKTPLAAIRGFSQYLVEGENENKELQKIYAHLLQESDRLTRLINELLLLSRFDKAGSNELEAQKTEMNELIQQVAMNMEAKAKDKGIEIMVSKAEGEPDEDRTTRVYANINPMLMSHAIANLVDNAIKYADNHSQIKVEMEHTPSEVVIRISDQGIGIAGDELERVQERFYRAKNASTANGSGLGLSICKEIVERFNGYIDMESQIGEGTTVTIVLPRA, via the coding sequence GTGAATAAAGCCATCGATTACTACAGCTTCATTACCATTGAAAAACAGATGATGGAGAAGGCGGATCTGTCCGAGTTGTCCTTCCGTGAGGTGTTGGCACAGCATAGATCATCGACAGGAGAGCCGCAGACAAAAGAAATCGTCAGACTTGCTCTGGAGAAGCTGAAAGCTTCAGGCAAGGAAGTACGTATCTATGATAGCTCAAAGCAGTTGCTGGGCTTGGCTGTGGATGGCATCATCATTAATGATGGCAAACCTCTTATTTTTGAAAAGAATATTGAGAAAGCCCTCAGCGGCAGTTATGCCTACACTGTAACGGAAGATCATCTGCTTTATTTTGCCACTCCCATTCAGGATCAATACTATCAAAACGCTTATGTGTATGAGTTCGTGGAGGACATTTCCTACTTTTATGCAATTATGGATCAAATCCGTAATATCCTGTTTGCGGGTGCAGGTGGATTTATTGTACTGATTACGTTATCCAGTCTGTGGATTGCCCGCAGCACAACCAAGCCGATTAAGCTGTTGCTTGGCGCTGCGCAAAGTTTCTCTAGACAGGAGTTTCGGAGAGTTCATCTAAACCGGAAGGATGAGCTGGGCATGCTGGCAGATGGGCTGGATTCCATGGGGCGGCAGCTTCATGATTACATTCAGTACCAGAAACAATTTGTCTCCAACGTATCTCACGAGTTAAAAACACCCTTGGCAGCCATTCGTGGTTTCTCTCAATACTTGGTTGAAGGGGAGAACGAGAACAAGGAGCTGCAAAAAATCTATGCTCATCTGCTGCAGGAATCGGATCGGCTGACGCGCTTGATTAATGAACTGTTGTTGCTATCCCGCTTCGACAAGGCTGGTTCTAACGAACTGGAAGCCCAGAAGACGGAAATGAACGAACTGATTCAGCAAGTTGCAATGAATATGGAAGCGAAGGCCAAGGATAAAGGGATCGAGATCATGGTTAGTAAAGCGGAGGGAGAACCGGATGAAGACAGAACGACAAGAGTTTACGCCAACATAAATCCAATGTTAATGTCCCATGCGATCGCCAACCTTGTGGACAATGCCATCAAATACGCAGACAATCACTCACAGATTAAAGTAGAGATGGAACATACGCCGAGTGAGGTGGTTATTCGGATAAGCGATCAAGGAATCGGCATCGCGGGCGATGAGCTGGAGCGAGTGCAGGAACGCTTTTACCGGGCGAAAAATGCAAGCACAGCAAACGGTTCAGGTCTTGGACTTTCCATTTGCAAAGAGATTGTAGAGCGGTTTAATGGATATATTGACATGGAAAGTCAAATCGGGGAAGGAACGACCGTTACGATTGTGTTACCCCGTGCATAA
- a CDS encoding DUF3888 domain-containing protein, translating to MKRFIGSLLAVSIFLMTIQPVFAKPNDEPLKRLVLTLLAPKIQEQINYYYKNKLTVSPTFTPFLDGTDVDVKYHSSHIDVQVKTIPYVGPHLDVGLDSMRFTIDNSGSIVVLEYKHIRDYDLPFNWQEIIKTR from the coding sequence ATGAAAAGATTTATCGGATCATTGCTAGCAGTCAGCATTTTCTTGATGACAATCCAGCCCGTTTTTGCAAAGCCAAACGATGAACCATTGAAACGGCTTGTACTTACTTTGTTAGCTCCAAAAATACAGGAACAGATTAACTACTACTACAAAAATAAATTAACCGTATCACCTACGTTTACGCCTTTTTTGGATGGAACTGATGTAGACGTTAAATATCATTCTTCACATATTGATGTTCAGGTGAAAACTATCCCGTACGTAGGACCACATTTGGATGTTGGACTCGACTCGATGAGGTTTACTATAGATAACTCCGGATCAATAGTGGTTCTTGAGTATAAGCACATTAGGGATTATGACTTGCCTTTTAACTGGCAAGAAATAATCAAAACTCGTTAA